The genomic DNA TACAACTTCATCTGAACTTTTTGTCAATGACTTGGTAGAAACAACCCTGTGTAACCCTGTCCCCACATCTCCTAAGACACATGCTCATTGCAGGTGATCAGCATTTGGATGTTCTGTCTCTCCGATGTCTTGGTACCATGTAATCCAGTGGCAGAggttattttgtctttttcttacCACTATTTTGGGTTCCTGTTTTTCACCCTGACATCAGCTTTCATGAAATTTGCAGAGCATAATTATCTGCCTCTCTTTAAAATCAGAGTGAAAGTGGGAAGTTAATTCAGACTACATCCAGAAAGGAATGGACATAAGGACAAAAGCAGCTGTCTAGGActcatttccttaaaaaaggcaagaaaatctTTCCCATTATACaattgttgatttttttacCAAGGCTTGTATTTCAATTGAAGTGATTCTCACAGagcaaaaaaagcaagcagGTAAAATTGGATTTGACaatgtttcttttattctcCCTGCACTGGGTGTTCCCCCTTTGCGGTACGGTGCAGCTACGGAGCTTGGCatctgctgctccccaggacaCATGTGCAGAGCCGAGCCCTTTCCCAAATAAATGACCCACCCAATGGGATAAAAGTAACACTTCTCTCGTATGTTGAGACAATTGCTCTTGTCTCACCACTGTCTATACGGACTTGCAAACCTGTCTCAgtaacaaaacccacaaatgtTCTACACAGTAGAGAAAAATTCATGAAATTCCTCAGTACGTCCAAAACCACCACAAAGACATTccatcattttcatttctagtCCTTTTAAATAGGTGGTGATGAGTCATGGACTCAAGATCATTTCCTTGAATCCAGATGGCACAACTTCACCATACTTGGCAACTCCGGATCACTTCTCGTAGAGCCTGTATTCCTTCCATGGTCTTGTCCTTTAAAGCCATGGCGAGGAGAACAGGTTTGTTCCCAGCTTCCTGCGACACAAATGCCACCAGGTTTTTGGCACAAACGTGAACGAGTGgctgaaaagaaaagggatACAGATGTACATTCCTACAGATGGGAGAGCCCTCCCACAGGAGTTACGGGAGGAAGAGTCCCAGAACGATGTGCAGGACTTGTTGATCCTGGACTCAGACTGAACTTGCTGTTTGCTGAGCAGTTCCAACGTGGTCAGCAAAGCCAAGCCATGGGACAGGGAACTTTAGAAAGCACTTTCTCAACCAGCTTAAAAGGGAAGAGTTTTGTGCCGTGAGTGTGACAGCCACCCACACCACCCTGAAACAACCTTACTGGAGCTGCACTTGAATTGAGTTCAGCACTGTCTGGAAAACTTGGAAACTCAGTACAGAGAATCTTTCCTTCCATAATCCTCCCACCTGAACTATGGCACCAGAATTGAATTACATGAAATGCTGTGGATGaaaatgcctttatttcctTCACAGCCAGGTTTCTGAAGAAGTTTGCAAGTacagtttttttgtttaaaaacttgTTCTGAAGAGGGGATGTTCCACTGACAAACTCTGgaaaaaagctgttatttttgcCATTCCTAGAGACCCCCAAATGGTGTTATGTACACAATTTTTGTATGCCTGGTGTAACAGacattgtttttcattttaatagaataatgaaaatcagaaataagtAGTGAGGCTGAAGGAGGCAAGAAAAGGGATATAGCCCTTCCCATGAGGTTTCTTTAACAAGGATAGATTAGAACAGCATTGACAATTTcacttggaagggacctacaacaacatctagtccaactgcctgaccaaCTCAGAGCCCCAGGTTAAAACATTATTCAGGGCATTGTCCAGATGGCTCTTATACACTGACAGGCTCAGAGCATCGACCACCTCAAGCTTGTTCCAGTGTCTGACCACCCTCTTGGTACAGAAAAGTTTCCTAATGTGCAGTCTCACCCAGCACAGCTTTGAACCATCCAGCTTGTTGAGGTTTTATTTATACCCACAGCTGTGTATCTGTCAGAAGGATGAGTTTGCTTGATTTTAGCTGCCACTGCTGTTTGGAAGTGTGCACCATCCCAAAGAAGGATGTTAGCAGTGACAAGTAGGAAAACAGCAAACTAGTGAAAGCCTTTTCTTGAAGTTTAGATTGGTTAACttagttaaaattattttaaaatagattgtAACGAAGTAAACATAGCACTTCCCATTTCCAAATATAACATAAAATCAGCTTGGGTGTGGAGGTTGTCAGACTTAGCAGATATCACAGTAGATAAAGCAAAATATCTCCCATCCAGAAAGGGAAGGCTATTGCTCAAGAGAAAGAACTCCACAAGGGGAAGTCATGGATAGAATCAGGAACTTGTGTTGCTACAGCTTTTCTAGCAAGTAATATTTGATAGCTTCAACCCTGATGGAAAGCCTCATAATCTTGTAGCTCTGTAAGTTTCTGTTTTAATGTTTGACCAGTTGGCGCTttgagaaacacattttcttctgctttctctctagCTTTGTGAAATGGTCGATAAAAACCTCATTTTGttgaagcaaaacaaattaaacttTATCAAGGGAAGGTGCTGGCAGGCACACTTGGGAGTGGGCAACTAAAGTCCATTATGGGGCTGGCATAGACTGAGGAGGATGGGGGTGGGAAAACAgacctgaaaaggaaaacaaactcaCTGGAACAGAAACCCAAAAAGGTTATCAATGGCTGCATATTTAATCTTGCAACCCTTAAATCAACAGAGCTTTATCTAACTTTCCATAAACACGCAGAAGCAATCCATATCCTGTAGGACACAAAGTAACAGATCCCCAAACCACTCACGGTTAGTTAAACTTTTATGCCCAAGAGCAGATGAGCGCGCATATTTTTCTGATGAGCCCctctttcctcattttaaaattaatcttatcACTGTTCAAACACTGCTTAACTGCTGTGATTCATCAACTCCCTGGCAACTTGCACAGCCCCACCTACCACATTTCCCCCTTATCCTTGCTGCCTCTGCGCTTCGCATCCGCTCTCACCTcatccttccccagcagcaccttcGTGGTGAGCGAGGGCCTGCCCACGTTGTCGCCGATGGTGTTGGGGTCCACGTAGACGATGGTCCCCATCTTGCCGTACTGTGTGACCACCACGAGGACCGAATTGGAGAAGGCCGTGCACACCACCTCCGTCGGCACCCCGTGCACCACCTCCTCTCGCTGCTTGGACGTCACGATGGGACTCGCCTCCATCGCTTCCGAAAAAGAACAAAAACGACAACAACAgtaaaacaacattaaaaacatGCGCTACGGGCTACACAAAGACCGAATCCTTCCCATAATTTGAAATACCCACGGTTAAGTTAATTTCAGCGCACAGGAGCATCCGGAGGTGGGTGTCCGCAGGCCAGCGGTGCACACCCGAATCCCTGAGTGGGGAGGATTTCGCAGCCCCGCAGCGATGGCATCAATGCCCCCCCGATAGGGTCCCCGCTAACGAGGGTAGCTGGTACCGAAGGGGAA from Corvus cornix cornix isolate S_Up_H32 chromosome 14, ASM73873v5, whole genome shotgun sequence includes the following:
- the PSMG3 gene encoding proteasome assembly chaperone 3 — translated: MEASPIVTSKQREEVVHGVPTEVVCTAFSNSVLVVVTQYGKMGTIVYVDPNTIGDNVGRPSLTTKVLLGKDEPLVHVCAKNLVAFVSQEAGNKPVLLAMALKDKTMEGIQALREVIRSCQVW